The genome window CCTCTTTCATTATGAAACCAGGCACCGCGCATTTCCCTGCGATCACCTCTAGGGTGCGTGCACCGTTCCTCCGCACGCTCTTGTGCGGATCGAGCACCTGCAAGGCAAGTGGCGCGCGCTTCCGCCTCCCATCCTCGAGCGGGGCGCCCTCATGTCCTGCCTCGTTCCCGTTTCCACGCTGTCCGCGTTGCAAAATGTATAAGGCCCACCTTTGCAAGCCCATCGGAGCGCTCCTTAAAGCTTCATCGGGATCCCGAATAAGTTAATTAATAAGCTAATCAAAGACAGgagcaatagtaataataataaaccagacAGGAAGAATTAAAAGCCGCAGTAATAAAACAAAACGTTTCTCCGGATAAATAAAGCCCAGATAATAACGACAATAATATATAAAAACGCAGCAACCATTGCTGCTTGCTTCAACGTCCCACGCAGCACGCATGAAAAGAAACAAACGCGCCTAGCACACTTCGACCGGTTCTCGCTTTTGCGAGGTTGCCCAGCTCAGCCCGAGAGAGGAGACAGAGCGCGAGGCGCCGGGCTCCGTGGCTTCAACCACCAATGAGAAGCGGCGCGTGAGATCCGCATTGCGAAGAGGAGGCGGAGGCCCGCCCACTTTTCCCCTTCAAGACCCAATCAGAAGAGGGGGCGGTGATTTTTGCGCGAGTGCGCGAGTGTACTCGGGCGCGCTCGCGCTGCTTTCTGGAGGTGCGCGCGCCGGCCCAGAAGGGGGTGTGTCGGCAAACCCGGGAGAAGTaaggaggtgggggaagggagCTTGATAATGGCGGCCAGGAGAAGAGAACGCTGCAGCGACTCTGAGGTAAAAAGTCGACCTGTTCGGGCCTCGGGTCGGGTCCCAGCTAGGGGCTTCGGGTCCCGGAGTGAGAGTGGCGCCTGGAGCCTCGAGGACGCTTCGTGACAGGCCCGCGAGGCAGAGCTCGAAGCCCCAGGCGTCCCAGTGGCCTGGGCCTGAGGAAGCTCCGGGCTAGCGGCCTGGCCTGTAGGCGCTCGCCGTTGGCGGCTCGACGCCCGACAGGCTTCGCCACCCATTCCTTTATCTCTTTCCACGCCTGCGTGTTGCTCAGGGAGGACGCTCGTGGTCAAACGCGGGACCGTTCGCGTGTTTATAAAGCGGCCGTTCTCACATTACGCGATGGCAAACCCGGGTTGGTTATAGGGTTGCCGACTTTTCGGGGACGAGAGGGGACCCCAAACAACCCGGCCTAGTCTGGCCTTTTGCTGTGACTTTAAGGCATCAGCAGGTGTGGTGTGTGTTTGCATGGAGGTAAACACGGCCACCTGTTCATTCCTGCAGATCCAACGGCGGAGGCAGCCCTGGTTGGCCACCGAGAGTGAACTTAGTAGGCAGATGACCAGCTTTTTGTATGGGGGCCCCTGCTTTTGTCTCCTAATCAGCTGCTCCCTGGACGGCTATTCCCAGGTGGATATGGTCTCCTTGCGGTGTAAAGCTTCACCCGCTGGTTTCTGCAGACAGAGCAAGCTACTGTTAACGTCACAAGAGCAGGCCAGGCTGGATTTTGTCTTTGTCTCCTTCTAGTTTCCCCCCAGGTAATTTTATAAGCAGGTTTTCTGCTTATAAAATGTTTTTCTGATTATTGTGTGTTTTGCAAATAAGTATTTTGTGCCATTCACATTTGGCCAGGTCCATTCAAAACGTACACAAAGAGATGCTTGGAGGTATGGCGGTAGGGAGGAAGGTAGCTGATAAGGGTGCTAAGTGAGTAGGTGCGGCGCTGGAGTCCAAATGGTGCAAGTGGGAGTATTTTGTATAGATGGTGTGTGCATTTCAGTGGACCTGAAATTCATAGAATTATGGAGTTGGAAGATGGccgtaaggccatcaagtccaatctcctgctcaatgcaggaatccatattaaagcatatctgacaggtgcctgcctcttgaatgtctccagtgttgggcAGCCCAACACTATattttatagcaggggtggggaaacctctGGTCCGCAGGCCAGTCTTGGCCTGCTAGGGGATCCAGTTTggtccacaaggccattttccccaatccATGCCTACCTATTAATCAGCTGATGTCTCTGGGTGACATAGGTGAGGGTAAGTGCGGTTCAATCCTGTTGGGTGCAGCTTCACCAGCGGGTTTCCTGCAGGGATTGCTGgcaaagcagacccctgcagaAAGTACGATTGAACTCATCATCTGATGAAtggagagttcagtcctgctgggtgctgctttggcAGGGCATTCCCTGCAGGAAATGTACTGGTGAAGCAgaccccttcccccacccctgctgatcAACTTTGGCAGGTGCGTGGAACTACACCCCATCAACATGATgttaggtgattgacagatgggtggccctgtccacctgtcaaagtaaAGATCTGACCCACGctgccaaaaaggttccccacccatgtttTATAGGTTCCAGAGGATTACTTGCAGATTATctaataaactttatttatttatttatttatttatttatttatttacatttctagaccgccctatagcagaaagctgtcagggcggtgtacaacaaataaaatcacaattaaaatatgagcaagtgtgaaaaatataacatgataaaaatccgaaatagaattgccatgagtttataaattaaattaaattaaaatcacCTTTTCTGTCAACAATCTTGTACCTTGACAGTTGTTTTTCCTAGTGAATAGGCTAAAAGTTACCTTCCCCAAAATGAAATTCATTCATTCTTATCCAAACCATAGCATCATAGAATGTGTATGGTATCTATTCTATGCTTGTATGGGCTTGTATGGGAGTTCTGACTTTTGTTTAGTGTCTGTTTTGTAGTTTCTTGCATTTTTATATGCTCATCTTCAGTACCAAAATGTTTTGTTCTTTAAGGGTAGCTGTCAGTCTGTAGCAAAAGTAGTGAAAATCCTGTGTCATCTTAAATGCTAACAGATGTtcagagaaagggtgggatgtatAGGTACATAGGTATTTCTAAGGAGAAAAAAAACATGTGGTCTGAAATTACTACATGGGCAGACAAATACAGCCATCATTGCCAGATATGGCACAGAACTGAGAAATGAGCTTCATGATAGGGGTAGAGTGCATATTTATAGTATTGGGATGACAGTGATGGGGTTTACTTTATGATAGGACACAAATGTGCCATACATTTATTAGTTGcacttggttttttgtttttgtagatACCTTGACCTTGAAGATGGTGAGTAGCCAGCCAAAGTACGATCTAATACGGGAGGTTGGTCGTGGCAGCTATGGTGTGGTGTATGAAGCAGTAGTGAGGAAAACCTCTGCACGTGTTGCGGTGAAGAAGATTCGGTGCCATGCTCCAGAGAATGTAGAACTCGCCTTACGTGAGTTCTGGGCACTTAGCAGTATCAAGAGCCAACACCCAAATGTTATTCACCTGGAGGAATGCATCTTGCAAAAAGATGGCATGGTGCAGAAGATGTCCCATGGTTCCAGCTCCTCACTTTATTTGCAGGTAATGGAAGAAACAACAATGGGTTACTAGTAAAGAGAGGCAAAAAGAGAGCCAGCTATTCAGTTATACAGCAAGGAAGAGGAGGTTGGAAGTGTGCATACTACAGTGTACTTGAAATGTTTGAATGAAAAGTATTTGATTCTCTGTATTTTCTACAGGTATAGACACTTTGGAAGCTTAATCAAAGCTGTTTGAATCTTCAGGGAAAGCACGCAAAACAAGTGTTCACAAAGCCATAATTGACTTCCATGAGATTGTGAACATAAACTGATTTTTCTAAGCTTTGGCTGTGCTCGAAAGAGGAACTAGTTATAGGAAACCACTGCTAAAAATTCTCCCATGGTCGAAAGTAATAGCTTTCCCTACACCCCAGAATGATCTCTGTGCCACCACAATATTACAGAACATTATTTATGCATGGCAGGAATGTTGGTGGCATTGTAGGACAATGTACTCTTAGGATCATTCTgggaaaataaacattaataacCCTACTAATATTGGGCCACTTCAAAAAGTCATCACTGCATTAGGAAATGTTATGACCAAACCTCAAATGAAATCTATTGTTTCTGTGCCTTGAATGCATAGTTCAGTACTTCCAAAAGGCTTTGTTATTGTGCACTGtaacaacaaaatcaaaaataaaaagccagtaaaataataaacaagaaCTTGACATGCCAGAGAAGAAAATGTGAGTTTCTGTAAAGGGCAGCAAAATGAGCTTGTTCTGTCTTTGTGCCAAGCAGATTGTGAAAATAGCTGCTTAGCAATCTGCATTTCATGCATTGATGGAGAATGGCAAGAAAATAATAACTTTGAGAACAAAAGCAGGAGCCTCTATAAGTTTTTCtagttgtgcatttttattgttctgTTGGGTTGAATACCAGGCATTCATCCATGCAGATGGAGGAAAGAGTGTGTATCGGTGTCCCATTAGATGCAAATTCAATTAACAATGTGTTAGTAGTGCTCATAATGGAATACAGGAACTTCAGTCACACAGTGCACCCAAACCATGACTAAGAAAACTTCactggtttgtttttatgttgttggttcacattattattttaatcagccagcaaaacagaaatggaagcgatggtttgaagttggtttacaAATTGTAGTTGTAGCTGGGACCTCTAGAGTCCCCAGCACCGTAGAAAGGAATGCTGGTCAGATGGAAAATGAAAGCAAACCAGCAGCTCTAAACTATGTTTTGTCTGCATGTTTGGATGTTCAGACTATGGGTTGGGTTCTCAGCTATGGTTAGCAGAAACCATAGTATGGGTTGGGTTCTCAGCTATGGTTAGCAGAAACCATAGTATGGAGTGATGTCTAAGTTGAGCCTTTGTTTCCATGGAAAATGGTGGCTGAGTGAGTTGAGATGATGCCTATAAATGCATGATGGCAGCAACTATGTTTTGAAAATCCTGCTTAAAGAAGAAATTTGGGAGGGTGAACACAAAAGGAATATTTATAAATCATGCCTTAAAAGGTACACTCTTCTGGCATTCCTTTTAGTCAGTTGCTTTCTTACTTGAACCATACTTGCGGAGCAGCTACCTGAACTGTTCTCTTGTTACAGCTTGTAGAGACCTCCTTGAAAGGTGAAATTGTCTTTGATCCCAGAAGCGCCTACTACCTTTGGTTTGTGATGGATTTCTGTGACGGAGGTGATATGAATGAATATCTCCTCTCCCGGAAGCCTAGCCGTAAGACCAATACCAGCTTTATGCTTCAGCTCAGCAGCGCTCTGGCTTTTCTGCACAAAAACCAGATCATCCACCGTGACCTCAAGCCTGACAACATCTTGATCTCTCAAACCAGGATGGATTCTAGTGACTTGGAACCCACTTTGAAAGTAGCTGATTTTGGGCTAAGTAAGGTTTGTTCAGCTTCAGGACAGAACCCTGAAGAGCCTGTGAACGTAAACAAATGTTTTCTTTCTACAGCTTGTGGCACAGACTTCTACATGGCTCCTGAAGTTTGGGAAGGTCATTATACTGCCAAAGCAGACATCTTTGCATTGGGGATTATAATCTGGGCAATGTTGGAAAGGATCACTTTCATAGACACAGAGACAAAGAAAGAACTGTTGGGGAGTTATGTGAAGCAAGGGACTGAGATTGTACCTGTTGGAGAGGCATTGTTGGAAAATCCAAAAATGGAACTACTCATTCCTGTTAAGAAAAAGACAATGAACGCTCGTATGAAACAGCTGATTAAGGAAATGCTTGCTGCTAACCCACAAGACCGCCCAGATGCTTTTGAATTGGAACTCCGGTTagttaaaattgcttttaaagatagcAGTTGGGACACGTGACCTCTGTAGTACTTTGACCTCTTGGTAGGATTACAATGGTGCAGCATTTTGTGGAAGCAAAAAAAGACTAACTCAAAATTCAAGGTGTCAGGGTTCAGGGTTCTTTCCCCATTGCGTTTCTCTTGATTTTCGTAAACAAAGCTCAAGGTGGCTGTTCTTGTTTCAGTACCATATATGTATATTTCCAAGCTACAGCTGCAATGCTATCCACCTGGCCAGGAAAATTGATTTATTAGGAGGTGATTGCTTTCTAGGAATATTTCAAACATTCCAGTTTCATACTGCAGAATTGGGAATGCCAATGGAAGAGAAGATTTGCATGCTGGTAATGCAAATTATTCAACTTTGTAgagtaaacatgtatatattTATGTCTGTATGAGTgactttactccccccccccggttcatgTGGAGAAAATATCCCCATTATTTATATTGTCTCATATTGAATTGGGTGACCGTGGGTCATCCGTGAATTCCATGTCATAAACATTCTCCACttttttcttaaagaaaaaaTACGATAGCACAAAATGTGATAAATGCGATGCAAAGGAACCTCTGATTCAAGCACTGAGATACAGTTGGGAAAAACTCTTAGTTTGGGAGGCTGTAATAGTTTGTTTCTTGGCACATTTCAGCAGTAATGTGCCAGCACCTTGGTTAGTTTATTGAGCGTTCAGCTTCAGGTTTTTTTTAGGGTAAAGAAAGGCTCTCTGTTAGATTTGTTTCTAGCTCTCCACCCCCATCTTTTACATTTGATATCCAGCATTAACTTTAATGCAGGGTGTCTTTTGATTAACGTTTTTTTTCAAATGTAAATCatggggaagaagaaaaaaccctccCAAATTCTGAAAATTTTGCAAATATGAAAAATGTTCCTATATCTTGTTGGTTTTGCCCTGGCTTTTAGAGGCTGGTCAAACTAGTTACTGCCCATCTTCTTAGCCAATATTCTTTCAGTCACTTGTTAGTGGTGGTCTTGATGATGCGATATTTgtcttgtttgcttgttttgtggCACAAGGACTGTGAAAGCTTAGTGTATCATTGAACTATCCAGATTCTTGCCTGCTAGAAAATGTTGCCTGTTTGAggccggtgtgtgtgtggggattgtaAT of Rhineura floridana isolate rRhiFlo1 chromosome 15, rRhiFlo1.hap2, whole genome shotgun sequence contains these proteins:
- the PDIK1L gene encoding serine/threonine-protein kinase PDIK1L isoform X1, with amino-acid sequence MHTNPAGNPAARLLGDSHDTLTLKMVSSQPKYDLIREVGRGSYGVVYEAVVRKTSARVAVKKIRCHAPENVELALREFWALSSIKSQHPNVIHLEECILQKDGMVQKMSHGSSSSLYLQLVETSLKGEIVFDPRSAYYLWFVMDFCDGGDMNEYLLSRKPSRKTNTSFMLQLSSALAFLHKNQIIHRDLKPDNILISQTRMDSSDLEPTLKVADFGLSKVCSASGQNPEEPVNVNKCFLSTACGTDFYMAPEVWEGHYTAKADIFALGIIIWAMLERITFIDTETKKELLGSYVKQGTEIVPVGEALLENPKMELLIPVKKKTMNARMKQLIKEMLAANPQDRPDAFELELRLVKIAFKDSSWDT
- the PDIK1L gene encoding serine/threonine-protein kinase PDIK1L isoform X2, whose translation is MVSSQPKYDLIREVGRGSYGVVYEAVVRKTSARVAVKKIRCHAPENVELALREFWALSSIKSQHPNVIHLEECILQKDGMVQKMSHGSSSSLYLQLVETSLKGEIVFDPRSAYYLWFVMDFCDGGDMNEYLLSRKPSRKTNTSFMLQLSSALAFLHKNQIIHRDLKPDNILISQTRMDSSDLEPTLKVADFGLSKVCSASGQNPEEPVNVNKCFLSTACGTDFYMAPEVWEGHYTAKADIFALGIIIWAMLERITFIDTETKKELLGSYVKQGTEIVPVGEALLENPKMELLIPVKKKTMNARMKQLIKEMLAANPQDRPDAFELELRLVKIAFKDSSWDT
- the PDIK1L gene encoding serine/threonine-protein kinase PDIK1L isoform X3 — translated: MHTNPAGNPAARLLGDSHDTLTLKMVSSQPKYDLIREVGRGSYGVVYEAVVRKTSARVAVKKIRCHAPENVELALREFWALSSIKSQHPNVIHLEECILQKDGMVQKMSHGSSSSLYLQVS